The Fragaria vesca subsp. vesca linkage group LG2, FraVesHawaii_1.0, whole genome shotgun sequence genome includes a window with the following:
- the LOC101293835 gene encoding transmembrane protein 18-like: MEQIQSALEAHLDQMADLVHTVSADFRSGLGPAFDNLIGFFHAINWKETWLMCLLAFHFLYLVTAIISRKNLNFQMLLFLTALAGVYLAERFNGLLRQNWRSFASQNYFDSNGVFVSVLWSGPLLVIAIIILINTLFSLCHLIVKWKKAELRHRARLSQNKQD; this comes from the exons ATGGAGCAGATTCAGTCGGCTTTGGAAGCTCACCTGGACCAGATGGCGGATCTTGTCCACACAGTTTCCGCGGACTTCCGCTCTGGTCTTGGACCCGCTTTCGATAACTTGATCGGTTTCTTCCATGCTATCAACTGGAAG GAAACATGGTTGATGTGCTTATTGGCATTCCACTTTCTATATTTGGTAACCGCCATTATCTCCAGAAAGAATCTTAACTTCCAAATGCTTTTGTTCCTTACCGCCT TGGCTGGAGTATATCTTGCTGAGAGGTTCAATGGTTTACTGCGCCAGAACTGGAGAAGTTTCGCCAGCCAGAATTACTTTGATTCTAATGGAGTTTTTGTGTCAGTACTTTGGTCGGGGCCTCTTCTTGTGATTGCAATCATAATCTTG ATAAACACGCTCTTTTCCCTATGTCATCTGATTGTCAAGTGGAAAAAAGCTGAGCTAAGACACCGTGCACGACTTTCCCAGAATAAGCAGGATTGA
- the LOC101294127 gene encoding protein SENSITIVE TO PROTON RHIZOTOXICITY 1-like isoform 1 gives MDHKDKVCADTWAKDLRNKTCSDRPKFANFSAHQHQNKWEDPSILDYGIRIEPSFQKLSQPSEDQTSLPHNSNNEKTIADGEDVQMNEIFHASKIQDWDPSTMLTNLSFLEQKIHQLQDLVHLIVGRRGQVLGRPDELVAQQQQLITADLTSIIAQLISTAGSLLPSVKHTLSSASASAVQFGQLGGSFVSSGAGTEASVKLQMNCGSKLPEQPNQTDPISNYGTELNYHIEEHESKDEEDADEGENLPPGTYEILQLEKEEILAPHTHFCAICGKGFKRDANLRMHMRGHGDEYKTPAALAKPNKDSSSEPTLIKRYSCPYAGCKRNKDHKKFQPLKTILCVKNHYKRTHCDKSYTCSRCNTKKFSVIADLKTHEKHCGKDKWLCSCGTTFSRKDKLFGHIALFQGHTPAIPLDETKTAVGASEHGEGSEAPNRVGSINFNFGSTLPSAGGLVQNIMDVKESVDDPTCYFSPLNFDTCNFDGFHEFPRPPFEDSESSFSFLMPGSCNYTHKTGGESNSKQVE, from the coding sequence ATGGATCATAAAGATAAGGTTTGTGCAGACACCTGGGCAAAGGATTTAAGAAATAAGACTTGCTCAGATCGGCCAAAGTTTGCCAATTTCAGTGCACACCAGCATCAAAACAAGTGGGAAGATCCCTCCATTTTAGATTATGGCATTAGGATTGAACCATCCTTCCAGAAACTCAGCCAGCCATCTGAGGATCAAACTTCACTTCCTCACAACTCCAACAATGAGAAAACAATTGCAGATGGGGAAGATGTTCAGATGAATGAGATATTTCACGCCAGTAAGATTCAAGATTGGGATCCGAGTACAATGTTGACCAATCTATCCTTCCTGGAACAAAAGATCCATCAGCTCCAAGATTTAGTGCATTTGATTGTTGGCCGGAGAGGACAAGTTCTAGGACGACCTGATGAGCTGGTGGCTCAACAACAGCAGCTCATTACTGCTGATCTTACTTCAATCATAGCTCAATTGATCTCTACGGCAGGTAGTCTTCTTCCATCCGTCAAGCATACCCTTTCCAGCGCCTCAGCATCTGCGGTACAGTTCGGGCAGCTTGGTGGTTCATTTGTTTCTTCTGGAGCAGGAACTGAAGCTTCTGTTAAGTTGCAAATGAATTGCGGAAGCAAGTTACCTGAGCAGCCCAACCAAACTGACCCGATCAGTAACTATGGGACTGAGCTAAACTACCACATTGAAGAACATGAATCAAAAGATGAAGAGGATGCTGATGAAGGCGAGAACCTTCCACCTGGTACTTACGAAATCTTACAGCTAGAGAAAGAAGAAATCCTTGCACCACATACTCATTTCTGTGCTATATGCGGAAAGGGATTCAAGAGGGATGCAAACTTAAGGATGCACATGAGAGGTCATGGAGACGAGTACAAAACCCCAGCTGCACTTGCAAAGCCCAACAAAGATTCTAGTTCTGAACCAACACTCATCAAAAGGTATTCATGCCCTTATGCTGGTTGCAAGCGGAACAAGGATCACAAGAAGTTTCAGCCTTTGAAGACCATTTTATGTGTCAAAAATCACTACAAGAGAACCCATTGTGACAAAAGTTACACTTGCAGCAGATGCAACACCAAGAAGTTCTCCGTTATTGCAGATCTCAAGACTCATGAGAAGCACTGTGGTAAGGACAAGTGGCTTTGTTCTTGTGGCACAACCTTCTCCAGGAAAGACAAGCTTTTTGGCCATATTGCCCTGTTCCAAGGTCACACTCCTGCCATTCCCCTCGATGAAACAAAAACTGCTGTTGGGGCATCTGAACATGGGGAAGGTAGTGAAGCACCAAACAGAGTTGGTAGCATCAATTTCAATTTTGGTTCCACTCTTCCAAGTGCCGGTGGTTTGGTTCAGAATATTATGGATGTGAAAGAAAGTGTCGACGATCCTACTTGTTATTTCTCGCCGTTGAATTTTGACACATGTAATTTTGATGGATTTCATGAGTTCCCTCGACCCCCATTTGAAGATTCAGAGAGTTCATTCTCTTTTCTCATGCCAGGGTCCTGTAATTACACTCACAAAACTGGAGGCGAGTCAAATTCCAAACAGGTCGAGTGA